Proteins encoded together in one Diceros bicornis minor isolate mBicDic1 chromosome 18, mDicBic1.mat.cur, whole genome shotgun sequence window:
- the SRSF1 gene encoding serine/arginine-rich splicing factor 1 — protein MSGGGVIRGPAGNNDCRIYVGNLPPDIRTKDIEDVFYKYGAIRDIDLKNRRGGPPFAFVEFEDPRDAEDAVYGRDGYDYDGYRLRVEFPRSGRGTGRGGGGGGGGGAPRGRYGPPSRRSENRVVVSGLPPSGSWQDLKDHMREAGDVCYADVYRDGTGVVEFVRKEDMTYAVRKLDNTKFRSHEGETAYIRVKVDGPRSPSYGRSRSRSRSRSRSRSRSNSRSRSYSPRRSRGSPRYSPRHSRSRSRT, from the exons ATGTCGGGAGGTGGTGTGATTCGTGGCCCGGCAGGGAACAACGATTGCCGCATCTACGTGGGTAACTTACCTCCAGACATCCGAACCAAGGACATCGAGGACGTGTTCTACAAGTACGGTGCTATTCGCGACATCGATCTCAAGAATCGCCGCGGAGGACCGCCCTTCGCCTTCGTTGAGTTCGAAGACCCGCG AGACGCGGAAGACGCGGTGTATGGTCGCGACGGCTATGATTACGATGGATACCGTCTGCGGGTGGAGTTTCCTCGAAGCGGCCGTGGTACAGGCCGAGGCGGCGGCGGGGGTGGAGGTGGCGGGGCTCCCCGAGGCCGCTATGGTCCGCCATCCAGGCGTTCGGAAAACAGAGTGGTTGTCTCTG GACTGCCTCCAAGTGGAAGCTGGCAGGATTTGAAGGATCACATGCGTGAAGCAGGTGATGTATGTTATGCTGATGTTTACCGAGATGGCACTGGTGTCGTGGAGTTTGTACGGAAAGAAGATATGACCTATGCAGTTCGAAAACTGGATAACACTAAGTTTAGATCTCATGAG GGAGAAACTGCCTACATCCGGGTTAAAGTTGATGGGCCCAGAAGTCCAAGTTATGGAAGATCTCGATCTCGAAGCCGTAGTCGTAGCAGAAGCCGTAGCAGAAGCAACAGCAGGAGTCGCAGTTACTCCCCAAGGAGAAGCAGAGGATCACCACGCTATTCTCCCCGTCATAGCAGATCTCGCTCTCGTACATAA